The Nitrospirota bacterium sequence CTCAACAACGATATCAATATCAAGGTTCTCATAACCCATAAGTATATCTCTAACAAAACCGCCTACCAGGTATGCGTTGATACCCATCTCGTCTGCAATCAAGCCAACAATCTGGAGGGTCTCTATAACCTTTTCAGGTAGTCTTTCATACATAAGATTAGCGATATTCTTCTCAGGAACATAAGCCCTTTCTTTTATCTCATCTCCTGTAATCTTGCTCCTTCTAAGCATTTCTTCATGTAATGACCTCAATATGTCAGTTCTTGTAATAGCCCCTATAATTCTCTTTTTTTCTACCACGGGGGTAAATCGCTGATTATGCTCTATCATCCTCTCTTCAATCTGGCTTACAGGTGTCTCTGACGATGCTGTATAGACATCAGTCGTCATAAATTGTGAGACCTCTGATTTTCCAAAACCATGATAAATAGCCTTCTCGACAACCTCTCTCGATATTACCCCAGAAAATACATCTCCATCAATCACAGGAAGCACATTGACAGCATATTGTGTCATTAATGTCTCTGCCTCTTTTATAGTGAGATCCTTTGTGATTGTTTTTACAGGTGTTGTCATTATATCCTTTGCAATCTTCTGTGGTCTAACCAGTATCTTCAATAGTTTTATAAGTTGTTCCTCTACCTCAGTAATTGTCATGTTCTTTATTGTGGCAGATGACGCAAAGGCATGACCTCCTCCTCCAAATCTGCTAACAATTTCACCAACATCAACCTCAGGAACCCTGCTTCTTGCGATCATGTGAATTCTTTCTTCCATCCTTATAATCACAAAGAGCACATCTGTACCCTCCATGTCCCTGAGTTTGTGTGCGATGATAGCAATGTCTCCTGAGAAGGAATCCCTTGATGCAATCGCTATCGTTACTGGTATGCCATTGATAACATAATTCTTCTTTGCCTCCAGGAGTTCATTGAGGAGACTTATCTGTTCTGCATCGAGCTCCTTTACAATAAAATCCGAGACAATATTGAGGTTTGCTCCTCTTTTCAGTAGATATGCTGCTGCAAGAAGGTCCCTCTCAGTCGTAGAGGAAAACATCAGAGAGCCTGTCTCTTCATAGATACCTAACGCAAGGATTGTTGCCTCCATCGGCGTTATAGCGATATTTTTTTTCTTCATAATCTCTGTAAATATCGTTGATGTTGCTCCTACCTTTTCTATTAGTTCAAAATCTCCTCTGAGGTCTCCCTCTGTAAAAGGATGATGGTCGTATATATGTATACTGAGGTTTTGTCTGCCAAGTATATCTGAAAATTTACCAATCCTTCCTGGGCTTTTCGTATCTACAAGGATAAGGCGGCTAATCTTAACCATATCGAGTGTCTTCAATTTATTAAATTCAATGATAGGGGAAGTTGCCTGGAGGAGAAAATCTCTGAGCCATTTTTCCTGAGAACCAGAAAAGACAACCTTTGCATCTGGGTAGAGCTTCTTTGCTGCTACCATAGAAGCAAAGGCATCAAAGTCTGCATTTGTATGTGTTGTGATTACTTCCAACTTACCTTCTCTCCTCCACCTCTTTCTCTATCTCTACCTCTTTCTCTTTCTCCTCTGCCTTCAATTTCTTTGCTATCTCTCTGAGTTTTTTATCCACGAGATAATTTATCGTTCCTTCAGGATATGTCATTTCTTCTGTGAGTTTCCCTGCCTCTACACCTGTTAATATCTCTATACCTTCCTCAGCTGTACTTATCGGGTATATGTGGAACTTACCTTCTCTAACGGCTTCGATCACATCATTCTTTAGCATGAGATTTTTGATATTTTTCTCAGGGATTGTAACCCCCTGTTCTCCGGTAAGCCCTTTAACCCTGCAAACATCAAAGAATCCTTCTATCTTTTCGTTTATGCCTCCTACAGGCTGGACTTCACCCATCTGATTCATAGATCCCGTCACTGATATATCCTGTTTTACTGGTAATCCCGAAAGGCTACTCAACAGTGCAAAAAGCTCAGTGCAGGTAGCACTATCTCCCTCCACTTCTTCATAGAGTTGTTCAAAACATAATGATGCAGATAGTGATAGAGGATAATCCTGAGCATATTTCCCACCAAGATAGGCGCTTAATATCATAATCCCCTTGTTATGTATCCTGCCACTCATTTTGGCTTCACGTTCTATATTGACCACACCCGACTTGCCT is a genomic window containing:
- a CDS encoding CBS domain-containing protein, translating into MEVITTHTNADFDAFASMVAAKKLYPDAKVVFSGSQEKWLRDFLLQATSPIIEFNKLKTLDMVKISRLILVDTKSPGRIGKFSDILGRQNLSIHIYDHHPFTEGDLRGDFELIEKVGATSTIFTEIMKKKNIAITPMEATILALGIYEETGSLMFSSTTERDLLAAAYLLKRGANLNIVSDFIVKELDAEQISLLNELLEAKKNYVINGIPVTIAIASRDSFSGDIAIIAHKLRDMEGTDVLFVIIRMEERIHMIARSRVPEVDVGEIVSRFGGGGHAFASSATIKNMTITEVEEQLIKLLKILVRPQKIAKDIMTTPVKTITKDLTIKEAETLMTQYAVNVLPVIDGDVFSGVISREVVEKAIYHGFGKSEVSQFMTTDVYTASSETPVSQIEERMIEHNQRFTPVVEKKRIIGAITRTDILRSLHEEMLRRSKITGDEIKERAYVPEKNIANLMYERLPEKVIETLQIVGLIADEMGINAYLVGGFVRDILMGYENLDIDIVVEGDGIAFANNIASKMQATVKSHQKFGTAVVMLMDGFKLDIATARTEYYDSPAALPRVETSSIKKDLYRRDFTINTLAIKLNLRDYGNLIDFFGGQRDIKDRVIRILHNLSFIEDPTRAFRAIRFEQRFNFKISKHTANLIKIAVNMNLFDKLSGPRLYGELVLIFSEVEPLKAVKKMDDFNLLQFIHLSLRFTRELHRLFESINETLSWYKLLYLESPLEKWLIYFMGLIDGLTDREVIELCNRLSVPDSIKEKVYYGRKQYLLILNELSKNKRLKPSRIYELLNLLSLEILLFMMAKAKDEHSKRYISIYLTELRKVKISLTGKDIEKLGIKPGPVYKEIQKRLLEGRLDGVLTSRNEEITFIKKNYSVM